A segment of the Epinephelus fuscoguttatus linkage group LG23, E.fuscoguttatus.final_Chr_v1 genome:
ctactgttataataataataataataataataataataaattgttattattactattattgttgttgttgttcttgttataattaataataataataataacaacaataataaaaaataggTACTAAACATGTTGTGTTTAAGCCTCCCCTAACCAGAAAGCTGTTACCCCCTTGTTTCTTGTACTTAGAAGTTGTCCCAGTGTATTTTATTGATACCACTTACATACTAAATATATGTACTAATATATGTGCTAAAATAATTATAGTCACTTGCAGTTTGTAATCTTTAGTGTTACCAAAAACTAGAAATCCCAGCACATCTGGTACAAAAATCTAGCAAACAGCTACAACTGAAATCGTTTTAACAGCTTAAATTTGTCACTGTTGCTCTTTAAATGTAGTCCATATTgtagagttaaaaaaaactacaactcCCAAAATTAGTAAAGTGCATCAACATGTAAAACATGTAACCTTGTGAATTTATCCAACATGAAATACTttcataaataatataaattatcAAGTATAAAAACGTCAacgttaaatgttaaataataaGTTGACAACGAAACGGTCAGTCGGTCAAGTGAAACGCTCGACTCAGGACAAGTTCTGTTGTGGCTCCACCCAGGTGACACGCCTCCAGGACACACACcagcctctgattggccagCTGGGCCGCCATGTTGATGAGgtcagctgagagagagagaggaaacctTCATCGTTCTGCTcacgtttttgttttgtgtgtgtgtgtgtgtgtgtgtgtgtgtgtgcgtgctgacCTGGTGAAGGTGGCGGTGTGTTTGAAGAGAAGGCCCCATGTGATAAGATGGAAATCCAGGTGTTGGAGtgaggaaggaggggaggacatggggaggaagaggagtgagGAAGGAAGACAGCATCGACCGACACACCGTCTGACAGAGCTGAGGAAAAACATTTACTTAACTCATGACttcaaaaacatatatataaatcGTGGGAACATATTTTGGCAGAGAGGTGCTGTACAGTATAAAGGTGCATGCATGACGTATGTATGTACATGTGCTTAAGTCAGACGGCTGCCAACTAttggagaccaacaaacaacaaaactggatgTTTTCAGCGAGACATATGCAGCATTCCTGGCTGTAACTGAGCCacctacagcaggaaacatgatcttttccaaaccaaaatcaggtggtttttgtgcctaaacttaaccacagtgttgctgaaacGATAAGTTTCAACATACAGTATCTGCCACATCATAACCTACAGGTTGCAACCAAGATATTTTAAGGAACTAAAAAGCAGCTCCAAAACTGTTCTGGCAAATTTCTGGTCTTTCTCAGTCTGGTCAGCCTGTCAGTGATATTGAGAAGTTCCCAGTACTGCAAATATCTGTCCAATGACCTGATCCTCACAAAACATAACAGATTAGAGGAATTAATTTAAGTATCTTTTTTCATGTATGTTGTGACAAgctgtttataatttaaaacatGGTCAGATAGCCTGTGAGTTTTggtaaaaaattttttaaaaaagacaactaTTTGCAGACTGTTGTTCCACCCCTTGTCAATAGGGGGTGCTGCAGCACCCTCAGCTACCACCTTTCTAAATATATCCTTTATAAAATCATTCAACATTAAAGCACCTGAGCAACATATTAGGTCCTGATGTGTGCTCTTTCTTTTATAGAACGGTTACTAATGGCAACATGAAAGCTACAGACGCTCCAaattaaactgttttttaataTGTTCATAAAGTATTGTTAGAGAGAAACAGGCCTTCCTGGCTGCCTGCGCATGGTGCAAGACAAATGCTTAGTGCTAGACAAAGTACTAGTTTACGTTGTTTGTCACCCCACAGTCCGCCTGCCTCACCCTGCAGTGACTGTAGACTAGTTTGCCGGGAGAGCAGACAGCAGATTTACAGACGTACAGCTACAGCAACTAGAATTCAGCAAGCGGGTTTTCCTCTGAATCCACTCCTCTACCACGGAGGTCAAAGTTAAccttaaatgtttctgttttgtagCAGTTTGTTAGCTAACACGTCTGTTAGGCTTACGTTTTGCACCTCACATGCAGAACCAGTCGACTGGTTTCACTGTTTGAACTCAGTGGAGTGTGCAGAGTCAAAGGTAGAGTGATACTGAACAGTGCAAAGGAATAAGGCGGTTATTAAATCGTGGctaacaaccaatcagaatgcTTGATTTGACCGTTTTATGATGCAGGAACCTTACTTGTTCTTTTGATAGGATCCTCATTAGCTTCATTAACACAGAGGCTATTCTTCCTGAGGTCTAATCACACAGCACATCAGGACACCAACTCACAACTAAACCAGTCCACTGACAGAGGAATACTAAACACGTAAAAACCAAACCCAACAGCTCCAGAAATAAAATACCTTTGTTGTCACTAAATAATAGATTCAACTGTTATGACTGAAATATACATTAAGCTAAAGGAGCAAATGTACCTCTCAGTCTCAGTGTGTAGTAATCCTCGATGGCAGAGTCAAACCTCCCAGTGGCAGACGCCCTCCCACCCATCGCCACGGCAACCGCCTGCTCCTCTCTGTGGGCGTGGTCATAACGCATCGGCAGCGTCTCCACAGCAATCGTCGGGGAGACAGGGAGGAGGGGGGCAGTGACGAAGGACGAggtgtcatcatcatcatcatcatcaccgtcATCTTCTTCATCTGCGTTTGTGTTTTCTAGAAACTCCATGGAGGCTTCAAACAGAATGACTGccgacacacacagaggagtcattattattattattgttattgtaactgttattacattagattaaattatttttgtttttttgtggtgaccacTATATTTTTGTCACTTATTCGGACCACCGTCTCTTGTCACTTGTGGGGTCCACACTTTTTTGTGACTTTCGGAaaacaccatttttttttttttttttggtcttttgtgAGGACCTTATTGTTTTAAGACCTCTGTGGGGACCACCATCTTTCAGACAGTTGTGGCAACCACCATTTTTTGGTCTTTTGTGGTGACCACTATATTTTTGTCACTTGAGAGGTCCGCACTTTTTTGTGATTTGTGGAAACCACCATTCTTttaggggttttttgggggtcTTTTGTGGGGACCACCACATACTTGTCACTTGTGGGGACCACACTTCTTATTGGTTATACGTGCCTGAGAAAATTCAGGCAGAATTGTTGAAGATGACATGTaacaacagaaagaaaacacgCACACACGTTTCTCTGACAGCTGTCATGAGTTTGTGTTCTGGTTTGAactagagatgtaccgataccactttttcctttccgataccgattccgatccctgaacctttggtatctgccgataccgagtatCGATCTGATATCAGcacgtaaaaaaaaagaaatggatgggatatgaactgttgtatgtctcaactcctaaaactctgtgtaaaatattaagaaataaatacataatagcagaatgaatgccataaaacttttttttattattataattattattatccagtgttgacacagatcaagacacaggttaaagtgcagccacacaatttggtaaaaaagacattttaaaggctacagtagaatgctttttaaactccgctccaTTTCCatttcgtttgcctgtagcgtgcgtatgcgtaatgacgtgaggcattacatGGTATcagattggtcataggctgtactcgccgatacccgataccgcattttaggcagtatcggaggcatttctgatactggtattggtatcggtATAACTCCAGTTTGTATGCTGAACATGTTGCCCAGATGGCTGATGGGAGTTGCAGTTTTAAACTcttatatttacatttgatgATAACTCCAGACATGTGTGTTACTATATAGAAAATGATGCTGTAGAAGTTCGAAGTAGAAGACCTGTCTTGTTGTTCTGCTCTGGTTGTAATGTGACCATCGGATGtctgaggagacagagacaaaagaaCTAAACCAATGCTGGaagaagtaaaagtaaaagtactaaaaccacactgtaaaaaatacttCACAACAAGTAAAAATCCTGCATTCAAACCTTACTGaggtaaaaagtacaatatttgcctctgagatGGAGCGGCGGAGGACGTAGCGGCGCACAGAAGTACTCACATACAGTAAAGGTACACTAAATGTAGtccagtacttgagtaaatatacttggCGCTCACCTCTTCTTTGGTGTTTcagcctgcagcagctgcttccTCTTACACGACCTCCTGCTGAAACACAGTCTGAGTGTAAATCCACGTTCTCACTCTGAAATAATGAAATCATTATAATCACATGATgaagaaatgtttttatatcTCACCCTGATCTGTAATCCAGAGGACGCGGCGTCAGCTGACTGTGCGCTGAGGACGGAGACATCGGCGAgaacgaggaagaggaggagagaggaggtctgaaggagcgaggggtggaggacagagggaggagggaggaggaggaagaggagagggagggcgAGGGAGATGGATGAGGGGAGGATTTGGTGAAgcgaggggagggggaggaggaggaggaggaagaggaggaggagagagatgaaggTCGGActgtccaaaacaaacagcgATCCTCCTGAAAGAGACAGAACAACATAAACATGTTAGAACGTTAGGGAGTTactaaagtgtgtgtgagtgtgtgtggcagtCACCTCTCCTCTGCGGCTGTACgtaaccatggtaacagctGCTTGGATACAGAAGCTGCGTCGCTCCCGGTAACAGAGTCTCTCCACCTCCCTCTGAAGCTCCGCCCCTCGCAGGAACCCCAGCTCACCTGTtcgcacaaacacaaacacttaaagaGAAACTACACTCTTATTCTTTAGACAACACTGACAgatgtacagacagacagatgaccTCTCCTGTCCTTCATGTAGGTTTCCAGGGAGACGGGAGGAGGCGGGTAGATGAAGAATCCTCCAATCAGGGCCCTGCTCAGCACCTGTCCATCCTCCTGGCTCCTCAGCCACAGGAGGAAGTGTCGCACCGGCCGGAGCTTACGGTAACTCATCTCTGAGTGGTGGCCCAGCCCTGCCAATCGACAAatgaggagagaggacagaatCCAGCTGACCAATGAATAAGAAGAAGTGATGGCAGAGAGGATCACTGGCACTAACAAGACGTGTGCTGTTTCACTTTTCTGCTACCAAAGTACCAAACCGCATGAATATCAAACATTCttacagaggtgtgtgtggtgtgttacCTGTGCAGTAcacctgtgtgtatgttgtatttgtcaGGTAGAAGCTGGCGTCTGTCTGATCAGCGGCTTTGATCACCTTCAGTCTGGTACAGACGACCActgacactgaaaacacacagagatgaaaaTCACTGACTTCTCACTATGTTCTTAAAAAACTcagaatgtgtgttttctgacaAACTACTGCTGCAACTaaatcaagtgtgtgtgtgtgtgtgtgtgtgtgtgtgtgtctcacgtGGGTAGAGCTTGCGGTGGGACTCAGGTTGAGATGTAGAGAAGAGCTTCACCATTATTGGGTGATTGCTAGTCCCGTCCTCCAATCGCAGCCAACGATATTCCAAAAGCTCCGCCCCTCTGCCATCTAccaatgaaaacacagactGAAGCGTGACTTGTGTGTTTAAGTGAaactgaaagaaacaaaaaactaagGCATGAATGTTATCTATATacagtcaccatggcaaccctCACCCTTGCTCCTGATTCGCTGGGGTCGTCCTGAGAACGTCAGAAGgccaatgacatcacatacaACGCCATGAGGACGCTCCAGGAGCTccttgctgacagacagagagtcagagtgtgtttgtataagtttgtgtgagtgtgtatgtgtgtgtgtttacctgctgTAGAAGCTGTAGGATGGAGCAGGTGGGAGATGTTCAGGTGAAACAGAGGATTCTGGGAGAACAGAGATGCGGGCGGCAGGATTCCTGCTGTTCACACTGATCTCtggacacaaacagagacacagcaaagaaaagaaacttcAGGAGGAAGCAGTCCCTGTAAAGATGGCGAGataggtttgtgtgtgtgtacctatATCATCTGACTCGGCCTGGTAATGCTGTTTGACTCGATAGCGTCTcaggctgatgatgtcaccaggcTTCAGACAGCGATaccagctgacacacacactgttccacaacaccacacacacacttcctgtcctGTCACACACCTCCAACACTGCctggacagacagatagagagagacagagggcaATGGAGTTAACATAGTCTGGTGTTCCACAGGGTTCTATCTTTGGTCCTCCTTTATTTAatccagtggttctcaaagtcTTTCTGTCATGACCCCacagtgttttttcagtttgCTGTCACATCTCTTGACTCTGTTTTTGTGAAAACAAATATCTGAAGTAAAAGCTCTGTCACAGCACAACGTTGTTCCGTTAATGAGTGAACAGAAATCCTGATGTTTTCTTACTGGTACACTGCAAATACCTGCATACCATGTACACTCTACTACTGAGAAGCAacacctgtttttcttttcatccctGTGTCATAGCTATATTTTCTGTAAACCTACAGACTGTCTGTGCTTTGTGAAAGCATGATTTGTTTActgtttcacagtaaaaaagATTTCGACGTAAAAACATTagttatgctgcattcacaccaaatgtgATGCAGATTTTTTCATCGCGTTACTCACACAAGTTTGAGCCCTAGAATATTCTGCGCTGACTTCATACACGTGAATAACTCATGTCATACGTGCTTGAGATTGCAAAATCGATGAATGAACTTCTGCCGGTGCGTCCTCTGTGTCATATGTCCCTGGAGGACTCCAGATACTTGGCTATCgttgctgaagttcagatttttcaactctcgcaAATAAGCGCACCACACGAAATCGCACTACTTGCGTGGTTTGCATCAAGTCCATTGCGTCCATCGCACTGCCCGCTGGGGATTCATGTCTAAtcgtgttttcttttctttacgtAATTCACTGTCCTGAATTTGGTTTATTcgcgcccggtgtgaacacaacattaaacataACATTATCCCCTGGTCACGTCCGCCCCAGTTTGAGAAATGCTGATTTCATCTAAGGGCTCATTTAAGCTCAACATATATCAACatggacggagccttctgtttGTACTCTGCCTTAATTTTTTCAGTATTTGTGCAAGTGTTCTGAGAGCTCATTAATACAGGTAAAACtgagcagtaccaccagagatggtggaggcagtgtagtgtagttcaaGCGAGATGCGACTGTAGGcaaagacaaagacattttaaaaatggtggaaCAAATTGAATCAGTAACACAGTGAAAAGAATTTTTCATTCACATATTGCGATGTGACCACAAAGACCACCGCCAtctacaacactgcctctgATTAAAGGTATGTTATTACGACCTCCTCGACTGTCACCTCATTTGATGCTGTGTGAAGTGACCTGAAACTCTGTTTGTGGACGAGAGGCCAAAACGTAAAAGAAAATATCTGTTTGCTAAGATATCTGACGAGAGACAGTGTGTGCGTTCACTGACCTTATATGGACACTCACAGTTCCGGTCTGTTTTCCCATAATACATCAGGTGTGACTTGTTGATGATGCGTACGATCAGTTGATGCTGGACAGCGCCCCTGGAAACGCCCCGGCGACCGATCAGGAAGGAGTCACGCAGTTCTGACACGGTCACAGCAGGACGTTGAactgttgacacacacacacttcttttaccctttaaatttaatatccttttttcccccataaATTATAGTAGCACATTTTAAGACTTCAGTTGGACAGTCAAATATAGAAAAATCAGACTTAATCTGATTAATATTCAAACGTAATGATCGAAAGTATCtctaccctcctcctcctcttcatctccatCCTCTTCCTCAATGGGCGGGGCTTCTCTCCACACCTCCCCGCTGTAGTCCACACTGTTCCACAGAGGGAGGAACACGCTTCTATTGGCTCTCAGAGGAACCAAAGGACCTGTGGGatcaatcagccaatcagaatcatCATCACGCTGCAGAACATACCTGCGACTCATCGGGGGTTCGAGCCTGCAGAGCTGAaaccttgttgtttttgcttggacttctttttttcttcagcaatgtttttgtgagttgGTTCATCGTAGACACATTAAATCTTCACCAGTTCTTGGAAGTTGTGTACAAATGCTAATCAAGAAATATGACGCTAATTGGCCAGATGAGGGCGCTATGATTAAGGCCCACACATTCAATTTTTGAAAGGTCATGCCCCTCACActgtaaaggccctgacacaccaagccgaccgTCCAAAGTCGGGCTGTCGCTGaacgtctgtcgccctagtttttgcagtgtgtcccacaccgtcggcggcttttcggccgattgagcatgttgaatcaccGGCAGAGCtcgtcggtgagagagatcactctgattggctgttcaggttttatttccttgcccctgtagcgagtgaatctgaatctgaattttGACAACAGTCTCATCTCACCTGCAGGTTCCGACGATCCAAACCAGGGCAGAGAGTCCTGGTCCACGTCAAACCTCCTGACtccatcttcctcctcatcatcgTCACCTGGAGCTCCATCTTTGACCTCCACGCTCACCAGTCTGTAGCTGCAGGAGCAGAAAGATTTAACCtgactgatgacatcacagcgaCATAGTCCACCTGTCCTCactcacctgtctctgtctccagagGCCCCGGGGCATTCTGGGAGCTGAGCTGTCATGGCGGGGGCAAAGGCGGCATTTCGTAGCATCGACCCTGGCTGCAGGACGTTCCTCTCCACCAGCCGGTTCAGACCAGGATCCAGAGTCACACGAAGCCTGCAGTCTCCGTCTGTCAGTGTGATGTCATACAGGTCATCACCTGCTGGAATCAACACACCAGTACACACCAACACAAACCAGTAagaccaggggcctgtatcacgaaccaggattaatgtcttagcgaggtaacttcagggttaaccctgggttttcggtctcacgaagccggttcagttcttatcggggtagatcaccatggtaacttactctgaacggctatcctgctccggagcagggtaagttcagggttgaatctgatcctataaaaagcaccacccactggccaatcagctgttgatggctgacagaaatgcagcccagtcatgacgggaagtttaattcatttgattgattttgatttgaaagtttattttgaacattaaaaaagaaaagaaagcaacaacaacagacaatgaaaagactgttcaaaaaggagtggaaagaagtggaactttcatcccaccccttcataagaaagaaactgatcattagcggacacttaatagcaccattaattagtgccaacattttgttttgttggaggaagtgatccctgttaaagataatgggcctaactgacagctttgctgctggaaatgtggaaagtagcctatcatgtctacatttcatggtgtttgagggattttcctttctgtttcttaaagagggacactaggtatatttctgcacagctgttaatttctaacacagctcaatatcaggatgattttattcagactatcagtttggtgttgatatgatttaactgtggcgtcagctttaagctttattgtagcatatataacgttatgacaaagaagaccagtttatcagacgcagtgatgttagacgataattgtaatacacgcaattcatctgcgcagcattgatttcatgggattcaagggtgtgatcagtgtcaggtgtacaggtacaggtactgtagctacttgaaccagtgatgagtcattttacctacacatcattttatttgctgccttgtgttgtcttgatttttccctctctcctcctctatttcttctttcctcacccgtttcttttcttctctattatgtgatttcattgatgttttgacaggggaatttctttgataagcttttagtggcttctaacctctccggcacttttctttttttaatcttgtaaatgttatactgtctgtttttaacattatgtgcaaataaactaatctaaactaaaactaaacattattcatcccgttatgtgTTGCCACGcgtgtttcctcctcctgcagctgccacggtgttggccttttctctaatgctgcttttctcctcctcatattttagtagaattaatctctgatcctcacatgagaaatacttttttcccctcacatacggcgctctgtgaggacgctcagtgacactgcgcttctctcatgattgtgattggtccgctgcgtgcacgttcacggctcttgataaagcaaccctgggttgagttaccgagttgatatccagcattgtgataccgattatcctggttgccattgttagggttagtcaacccaggataggtctgtgtaacccaggaaaggttgatctcgcttcatGATAACAAAGTGTCGACCTTCCTGTTTTATACTGGTTCATGACCTGGGATGTTTTCTttgtcctgtttgtttgtttttcctgttgtgGTCGTGAATTTGTCctgattgtttgttttgtttattctttatttgttg
Coding sequences within it:
- the si:ch73-71d17.2 gene encoding RPA-related protein RADX isoform X2, giving the protein MAAPDCVFHRTLTRSRSGPNKASSSSPAVCREFLCVVDVQRYSRDQGSSIYFPQAVLNAGDDLYDITLTDGDCRLRVTLDPGLNRLVERNVLQPGSMLRNAAFAPAMTAQLPECPGASGDRDSYRLVSVEVKDGAPGDDDEEEDGVRRFDVDQDSLPWFGSSEPAGPLVPLRANRSVFLPLWNSVDYSGEVWREAPPIEEEDGDEEEEEVQRPAVTVSELRDSFLIGRRGVSRGAVQHQLIVRIINKSHLMYYGKTDRNCECPYKAVLEVCDRTGSVCVVLWNSVCVSWYRCLKPGDIISLRRYRVKQHYQAESDDIEISVNSRNPAARISVLPESSVSPEHLPPAPSYSFYSSKELLERPHGVVCDVIGLLTFSGRPQRIRSKDGRGAELLEYRWLRLEDGTSNHPIMVKLFSTSQPESHRKLYPLSVVVCTRLKVIKAADQTDASFYLTNTTYTQVYCTGLGHHSEMSYRKLRPVRHFLLWLRSQEDGQVLSRALIGGFFIYPPPPVSLETYMKDRRGELGFLRGAELQREVERLCYRERRSFCIQAAVTMVTYSRRGEEDRCLFWTVRPSSLSSSSSSSSSSPSPRFTKSSPHPSPSPSLSSSSSSLLPLSSTPRSFRPPLSSSSSFSPMSPSSAHSQLTPRPLDYRSGRSCKRKQLLQAETPKKRHPMVTLQPEQNNKTVILFEASMEFLENTNADEEDDGDDDDDDDTSSFVTAPLLPVSPTIAVETLPMRYDHAHREEQAVAVAMGGRASATGRFDSAIEDYYTLRLRALSDGVSVDAVFLPHSSSSPCPPLLPHSNTWISILSHGAFSSNTPPPSPADLINMAAQLANQRLVCVLEACHLGGATTELVLSRAFHLTD
- the si:ch73-71d17.2 gene encoding RPA-related protein RADX isoform X1, giving the protein MAAPDCVFHRTLTRSRSGPNKASSSSPAVCREFLCVVDVQRYSRDQGSSIYFPQAVLNAGDDLYDITLTDGDCRLRVTLDPGLNRLVERNVLQPGSMLRNAAFAPAMTAQLPECPGASGDRDSYRLVSVEVKDGAPGDDDEEEDGVRRFDVDQDSLPWFGSSEPAGPLVPLRANRSVFLPLWNSVDYSGEVWREAPPIEEEDGDEEEEEVQRPAVTVSELRDSFLIGRRGVSRGAVQHQLIVRIINKSHLMYYGKTDRNCECPYKAVLEVCDRTGSVCVVLWNSVCVSWYRCLKPGDIISLRRYRVKQHYQAESDDIEISVNSRNPAARISVLPESSVSPEHLPPAPSYSFYSSKELLERPHGVVCDVIGLLTFSGRPQRIRSKDGRGAELLEYRWLRLEDGTSNHPIMVKLFSTSQPESHRKLYPLSVVVCTRLKVIKAADQTDASFYLTNTTYTQVYCTGLGHHSEMSYRKLRPVRHFLLWLRSQEDGQVLSRALIGGFFIYPPPPVSLETYMKDRRGELGFLRGAELQREVERLCYRERRSFCIQAAVTMVTYSRRGEEDRCLFWTVRPSSLSSSSSSSSSSPSPRFTKSSPHPSPSPSLSSSSSSLLPLSSTPRSFRPPLSSSSSFSPMSPSSAHSQLTPRPLDYRSGRRSCKRKQLLQAETPKKRHPMVTLQPEQNNKTVILFEASMEFLENTNADEEDDGDDDDDDDTSSFVTAPLLPVSPTIAVETLPMRYDHAHREEQAVAVAMGGRASATGRFDSAIEDYYTLRLRALSDGVSVDAVFLPHSSSSPCPPLLPHSNTWISILSHGAFSSNTPPPSPADLINMAAQLANQRLVCVLEACHLGGATTELVLSRAFHLTD
- the si:ch73-71d17.2 gene encoding RPA-related protein RADX isoform X3 yields the protein MAAPDCVFHRTLTRSRSGPNKASSSSPAVCREFLCVVDVQRYSRDQGSSIYFPQAVLNGDDLYDITLTDGDCRLRVTLDPGLNRLVERNVLQPGSMLRNAAFAPAMTAQLPECPGASGDRDSYRLVSVEVKDGAPGDDDEEEDGVRRFDVDQDSLPWFGSSEPAGPLVPLRANRSVFLPLWNSVDYSGEVWREAPPIEEEDGDEEEEEVQRPAVTVSELRDSFLIGRRGVSRGAVQHQLIVRIINKSHLMYYGKTDRNCECPYKAVLEVCDRTGSVCVVLWNSVCVSWYRCLKPGDIISLRRYRVKQHYQAESDDIEISVNSRNPAARISVLPESSVSPEHLPPAPSYSFYSSKELLERPHGVVCDVIGLLTFSGRPQRIRSKDGRGAELLEYRWLRLEDGTSNHPIMVKLFSTSQPESHRKLYPLSVVVCTRLKVIKAADQTDASFYLTNTTYTQVYCTGLGHHSEMSYRKLRPVRHFLLWLRSQEDGQVLSRALIGGFFIYPPPPVSLETYMKDRRGELGFLRGAELQREVERLCYRERRSFCIQAAVTMVTYSRRGEEDRCLFWTVRPSSLSSSSSSSSSSPSPRFTKSSPHPSPSPSLSSSSSSLLPLSSTPRSFRPPLSSSSSFSPMSPSSAHSQLTPRPLDYRSGRRSCKRKQLLQAETPKKRHPMVTLQPEQNNKTVILFEASMEFLENTNADEEDDGDDDDDDDTSSFVTAPLLPVSPTIAVETLPMRYDHAHREEQAVAVAMGGRASATGRFDSAIEDYYTLRLRALSDGVSVDAVFLPHSSSSPCPPLLPHSNTWISILSHGAFSSNTPPPSPADLINMAAQLANQRLVCVLEACHLGGATTELVLSRAFHLTD
- the si:ch73-71d17.2 gene encoding RPA-related protein RADX isoform X4, producing MAAPDCVFHRTLTRSRSGPNKASSSSPAVCREFLCVVDVQRYSRDQGSSIYFPQAVLNAGDDLYDITLTDGDCRLRVTLDPGLNRLVERNVLQPGSMLRNAAFAPAMTAQLPECPGASGDRDSYRLVSVEVKDGAPGDDDEEEDGVRRFDVDQDSLPWFGSSEPAGPLVPLRANRSVFLPLWNSVDYSGEVWREAPPIEEEDGDEEEEEVQRPAVTVSELRDSFLIGRRGVSRGAVQHQLIVRIINKSHLMYYGKTDRNCECPYKAVLEVCDRTGSVCVVLWNSVCVSWYRCLKPGDIISLRRYRVKQHYQAESDDIEISVNSRNPAARISVLPESSVSPEHLPPAPSYSFYSSKELLERPHGVVCDVIGLLTFSGRPQRIRSKDGRGAELLEYRWLRLEDGTSNHPIMVKLFSTSQPESHRKLYPLSVVVCTRLKVIKAADQTDASFYLTNTTYTQVYCTGLGHHSEMSYRKLRPVRHFLLWLRSQEDGQVLSRALIGGFFIYPPPPVSLETYMKDRRGELGFLRGAELQREVERLCYRERRSFCIQAAVTMVTYSRRGEEDRCLFWTVRPSSLSSSSSSSSSSPSPRFTKSSPHPSPSPSLSSSSSSLLPLSSTPRSFRPPLSSSSSFSPMSPSSAHSQLTPRPLDYRSGRRSCKRKQLLQAETPKKRHPMVTLQPEQNNKTGLLLRTSTASFSI